One part of the Denticeps clupeoides chromosome 16, fDenClu1.1, whole genome shotgun sequence genome encodes these proteins:
- the mespba gene encoding mesoderm posterior ba, whose product MDSTAALLDCPSHCPWSCPSSDSELYSVSSPETVSPAHSMDLSFSPSSHQPSDSGKAAQFTRSEVANLPRRPLDTGCKIRRTRSKNPSKQRQTASEKEKLRMRDLTKALHHLRTYLPASVAPVGQTLTKIETLRLTIRYISFLSEQLGLSEEVLFKRKEQERARCRTSPEIFGYFQCSSMPDQWGQSPGQFAGSCQTGFTHPSQHTQMDLNQYSRAPEVPPPNELLSSSLDRLLHSAQCTQVLQSCQAYGRDYSCQLVPQDYWS is encoded by the exons ATGGACTCCACCGCCGCGCTGCTCGACTGCCCGTCCCACTGCCCCTGGAGCTGCCCAAGCTCGGACTCCGAGCTCTACAGCGTCTCCTCGCCAGAGACCGTCTCGCCAGCCCACTCCATGGATCTAAGCTTCTCTCCATCTTCACACCAGCCCTCCGACTCTGGCAAGGCGGCTCAGTTCACACGCTCCGAGGTGGCGAACCTGCCCCGCCGGCCCTTGGACACCGGCTGCAAAATCCGCAGGACCAGGTCCAAGAACCCAAGCAAGCAGCGCCAGACGGCTAGCGAGAAGGAGAAGCTGAGGATGAGGGACCTGACCAAAGCTCTCCACCACCTCAGGACCTACTTGCCAGCCTCCGTGGCGCCTGTAGGACAGACGCTGACCAAAATCGAGACGCTGCGTCTCACCATCCGCTACATCTCCTTCCTCTCCGAACAACTGGGCCTGAGCGAGGAGGTCCTGTTCAAACGGAAGGAGCAGGAGAGGGCGAGGTGTCGGACCTCACCCGAGATCTTTGGCTACTTCCAGTGCAGCTCCATGCCAGACCAGTGGGGGCAGTCGCCGGGACAATTCGCAGGATCGTGCCAGACCGGCTTCACCCACCCATCCCAACACACGCAGATGGACCTGAACCAGTACAGCCGAGCTCCAGAGGTGCCTCCACCAAACGAGCTCCTCAGCTCGAGCCTGGACCGTCTTCTCCACTCAGCTCAGTGCACACAGGTTCTCCAGTCCTGCCAG GCGTACGGCAGAGACTACAGCTGCCAACTCGTGCCGCAGGATTACTGGAGCTGA
- the mespaa gene encoding mesoderm posterior aa — protein MDFSGSPLHLQDNADFLLDCQSLLELSGVGSDSGYYSAGSSLSPTSSVASCCLSPLAAHCGTFQETSEHLPFFRQPVTEDRQPAAMQKPRKPRSKYPGKKRQTASEREKLRMRDLTKALQHLRTYLPASVAPVGQTLTKIETLRLTIRYISHLSDQLGLSETGLSSRTSTNQLQSSNPQPAAPDCFSSPMMSQTTPYPDSFSMEQFPSAYQNPGSISFATCFWSTQHHQHQHQCSFYGQG, from the exons ATGGACTTCTCCGGCTCACCACTCCACCTCCAGGACAACGCCGATTTCCTCCTTGACTGCCAGTCTCTGCTGGAGCTGAGCGGCGTGGGTTCAGACAGTGGATACTACAGCGCTGGCAGCAGCCTGTCACCCACCTCCTCTGTGGCCTCCTGCTGCCTGTCGCCCCTGGCTGCTCACTGCGGAACCTTCCAGGAGACCTCAGAACATCTGCCCTTTTTCAGGCAACCAGTGACTGAGGACAGGCAGCCTGCAGCCATGCAGAAACCCAGAAAGCCCAGGTCGAAGTACCCGGGTAAGAAGCGCCAGACGGCCAGCGAGCGTGAGAAGCTGAGGATGAGGGACCTGACCAAGGCTCTCCAGCACCTCAGGACCTACCTACCTGCCTCTGTGGCCCCTGTGGGACAGACCCTGACCAAAATTGAGACCCTACGCCTCACCATCCGCTACATCTCCCACCTGTCAGACCAGCTGGGCCTGAGCGAGACAGGTCTGTCCTCGAGGACCTCCACCAACCAGCTCCAGAGCTCAAACCCTCAGCCTGCAGCTCCAGACTGCTTCAGCAGCCCCATGATGAGTCAGACCACCCCATACCCAGACAGCTTTTCCATGGAGCAGTTCCCATCGGCATATCAG AACCCAGGTTCCATCAGCTTTGCCACATGTTTCTGGAGCACCCAacatcatcagcatcagcatcagtgcTCCTTCTATGGACAGGGTTAG
- the LOC114766396 gene encoding aminopeptidase N-like isoform X1, with protein sequence MYIFTGNSTVVFRCVKETDLVLIHSNKLNFTQLDGHLAKLSTTDGSSPPAIKTTWLQVRTQYLVVQLNGNLVPGKSYQLFTEFRGELADDLGGFYRSEYYQGSQLKIVATTQMQPTDARKAFPCFDEPAMKAVFHMTLVHDRGTVALANGMEIETVNFTTNGVELSRTTFEPTEKMSTYLLAFVVSDFAHIRTPEGAKVLIRIWARRSAIAEGQGDYALNKTGPILEFFERYYNSTYPLSKSDQIALPDFSAGAMENWGLITYRETALLYDPHASSNGDKEWVATVISHELAHMWFGNLVTMKWWNDLWLNEGFATYVSYLGAHDAEPEWNVKDLIVLNAVHPVFAVDSLASSHPLSYSEEEINTPAQISELFDTITYSKGAAVLRMLSEFLSEPVFARGLSSYLKEYAYSNTVYGDLWQHLQKEAENTAGLELPDTVNEIMNRWILQMGFPVVTIDTQTGNISQKHFLLDPESVPARPSDYNYEWFVPIKWAKNGIHQDQHWLLNSSALYEPMKSVEWVLANLDVTGYYRVNYDSANWERLLSLLIEGHQIIPVINRAQIVDDTFNLARAKIVDTTLALRTTQYLSQEREYMPWQSAIRNLAYFFLMFERTEVYGPMQSYLKKQVQPLFEYFENITSNWEKIPTRHTDQYNQVNAISLACRTGVEGCAELTNGWYKQWMDNPENNTIHANLKSVVYCNAIAGGGEEEWDFGWRMFSNTTNAAEADKLMYALSCTKEPWLLNRYLEYSLDPNKIRKQDATFAIVYIARNVVGQPLAWDFIRAKWDYIFNEYGGGSISFSRLITGVTERFSTLFELQQLQQFKEEHSQTGFGSAEIALEQAIEKTKANIRWVAENNDKVLKWFLSA encoded by the exons atgtacatttttacaggGAACTCCACGGTGGTCTTCAGGTGCGTGAAGGAGACCGACCTGGTCCTCATTCACTCCAACAAGCTCAACTTCACCCAGCTCGATGGACATCTTGCCAAACTGTCTACAACTGACGGTTCAAGCCCACCAGCCATAAAGACCACCTGGCTACAGGTGCGGACGCAGTATCTGGTGGTCCAGCTGAATGGTAACCTGGTCCCTGGGAAGTCCTACCAGCTCTTCACCGAGTTTCGAGGGGAGCTGGCCGACGACCTGGGAGGATTTTACCGAAGTGAATATTACCAAGGGTCCCAGTTAAA AATTGTTGCAACAACTCAAATGCAGCCAACAGATGCGAGAAAGGCTTTCCCCTGCTTTGACGAACCGGCAATGAAAGCCGTCTTTCACATGACTCTGGTTCACGATCGGGGTACGGTGGCACTTGCAAACGGCATGGAAATCG AAACTGTCAACTTCACCACAAATGGCGTTGAGCTCTCCAGGACCACGTTTGAGCCAACAGAAAAAATGTCCACCTACCTGCTGGCTTTTGTCGTTTCTGACTTTGCACACATCCGCACGCCAGAAGGGGCCAAAGTTCTG ATTCGGATCTGGGCCAGAAGGAGCGCTATTGCTGAAGGACAGGGAGATTACGCCCTCAATAAAACTGGGCCCATTCTGGAATTTTTCGAGAGATACTACAACAGCACCTACCCACTGTCCAAATCTG ACCAGATAGCGTTACCTGACTTCAGTGCCGGGGCCATGGAAAACTGGGGTCTCATAACTTACCGAGAGACGGCCCTCCTCTACGACCCTCACGCGTCCTCCAACGGGGACAAGGAGTGGGTCGCCACGGTTATATCCCACGAACTGGCACATATG TGGTTTGGGAATCTTGTGACCATGAAGTGGTGGAATGACCTGTGGCTAAATGAAGGCTTTGCTACGTACGTCTCCTACCTTGGAGCACACGATGCCGAACCAGAATGGAATGTT AAAGACCTGATCGTCCTGAACGCCGTTCACCCTGTGTTCGCAGTCGACTCGCTCGCCTCGTCCCATCCCCTTTCCTACAGTGAAGAGGAGATCAACACGCCGGCGCAAATAAGCGAACTGTTCGACACCATCACCTACAGCAAG GGTGCCGCTGTACTAAGGATGCTTTCAGAGTTCCTGTCAGAGCCGGTGTTTGCCAGAGGTCTTAGT AGTTACTTGAAGGAATATGCTTATAGTAATACCGTGTACGGGGACCTTTGGCAACATCTTCAAAAA GAAGCAGAAAACACTGCTGGGCTGGAACTCCCCGACACGGTGAACGAAATCATGAACCGGTGGATCCTGCAGATGGGTTTCCCTGTGGTCACCATCGACACTCAAACCGGGAACATCAGCCAGAAGCACTTCCTGCTAGACCCAGAGTCTGTCCCAGCAAGGCCGTCCGATTATAA TTACGAGTGGTTTGTCCCCATTAAATGGGCAAAAAATGGCATTCATCAGGATCAGCACTGGCTTCTTAACTCATCTG CTCTGTATGAACCAATGAAATCTGTGGAGTGGGTGCTGGCCAACCTGGACGTTACTGGATACTACAGGGTTAATTACGACTCAGCCAACTGGGAGCGTCTTCTCAGCCTCTTAATCGAAGGTCACCAG ATAATCCCGGTCATTAACAGGGCCCAGATTGTGGATGATACCTTTAATCTGGCCAG GGCAAAGATTGTAGACACCACTCTGGCCCTGAGAACTACACAGTATCTTTCACAAGAGAGAGAATACATGCCATGGCAGTCTGCCATTCGGAACCTGGCTTATTTCTTCCTCATGTTTGAGCGGACGGAGGTATACGGGCCCATGCAG TCTTACCTGAAGAAACAAGTCCAACCCCTGTTTGAGTACTTTGAGAACATCACTTCCAACTGGGAGAAAATTCCGACTCGACACACCGACCA ATACAACCAGGTCAACGCCATCTCGCTAGCTTGCAGGACGGGTGTGGAAGGTTGTGCTGAGCTCACCAATGGTTGGTATAAACAGTGGATGGACAACCCAGAAAATAACAC AATCCATGCCAATTTGAAGTCTGTGGTGTACTGCAATGCCATtgctggaggaggtgaggaggagTGGGATTTTGGTTGGAGGATGTTCAGTAACACCACCAACGCAGCCGAGGCGGACAAGCTGATGTACGCCCTGTCCTGCACTAAGGAGCCCTGGCTCCTAAACAG GTATTTGGAATACTCTCTGGATCCTAACAAAATCCGGAAGCAGGATGCCACCTTTGCCATTGTGTACATAGCCAGAAACGTGGTGGGACAGCCGCTGGCCTGGGACTTCATTCGAGCCAAATGGGACTACATCTTCAACGA ATACGGAGGTGGATCCATTTCCTTCTCCAGACTCATCACGGGAGTGACAGAGAGGTTCTCCACCCTGTTCGAGTTACAACAG CTACAGCAATTCAAAGAGGAACACTCTCAGACTGGCTTCGGCTCGGCGGAAATAGCTCTCGAGCAGGCCATCGAGAAGACCAAAGCCAACATCAGATGGGTGGCAGAAAACAACGATAAAGTGCTGAAGTGGTTCTTGTCGGCCTGA
- the LOC114766396 gene encoding aminopeptidase N-like isoform X2, which yields MKAVFHMTLVHDRGTVALANGMEIETVNFTTNGVELSRTTFEPTEKMSTYLLAFVVSDFAHIRTPEGAKVLIRIWARRSAIAEGQGDYALNKTGPILEFFERYYNSTYPLSKSDQIALPDFSAGAMENWGLITYRETALLYDPHASSNGDKEWVATVISHELAHMWFGNLVTMKWWNDLWLNEGFATYVSYLGAHDAEPEWNVKDLIVLNAVHPVFAVDSLASSHPLSYSEEEINTPAQISELFDTITYSKGAAVLRMLSEFLSEPVFARGLSSYLKEYAYSNTVYGDLWQHLQKEAENTAGLELPDTVNEIMNRWILQMGFPVVTIDTQTGNISQKHFLLDPESVPARPSDYNYEWFVPIKWAKNGIHQDQHWLLNSSALYEPMKSVEWVLANLDVTGYYRVNYDSANWERLLSLLIEGHQIIPVINRAQIVDDTFNLARAKIVDTTLALRTTQYLSQEREYMPWQSAIRNLAYFFLMFERTEVYGPMQSYLKKQVQPLFEYFENITSNWEKIPTRHTDQYNQVNAISLACRTGVEGCAELTNGWYKQWMDNPENNTIHANLKSVVYCNAIAGGGEEEWDFGWRMFSNTTNAAEADKLMYALSCTKEPWLLNRYLEYSLDPNKIRKQDATFAIVYIARNVVGQPLAWDFIRAKWDYIFNEYGGGSISFSRLITGVTERFSTLFELQQLQQFKEEHSQTGFGSAEIALEQAIEKTKANIRWVAENNDKVLKWFLSA from the exons ATGAAAGCCGTCTTTCACATGACTCTGGTTCACGATCGGGGTACGGTGGCACTTGCAAACGGCATGGAAATCG AAACTGTCAACTTCACCACAAATGGCGTTGAGCTCTCCAGGACCACGTTTGAGCCAACAGAAAAAATGTCCACCTACCTGCTGGCTTTTGTCGTTTCTGACTTTGCACACATCCGCACGCCAGAAGGGGCCAAAGTTCTG ATTCGGATCTGGGCCAGAAGGAGCGCTATTGCTGAAGGACAGGGAGATTACGCCCTCAATAAAACTGGGCCCATTCTGGAATTTTTCGAGAGATACTACAACAGCACCTACCCACTGTCCAAATCTG ACCAGATAGCGTTACCTGACTTCAGTGCCGGGGCCATGGAAAACTGGGGTCTCATAACTTACCGAGAGACGGCCCTCCTCTACGACCCTCACGCGTCCTCCAACGGGGACAAGGAGTGGGTCGCCACGGTTATATCCCACGAACTGGCACATATG TGGTTTGGGAATCTTGTGACCATGAAGTGGTGGAATGACCTGTGGCTAAATGAAGGCTTTGCTACGTACGTCTCCTACCTTGGAGCACACGATGCCGAACCAGAATGGAATGTT AAAGACCTGATCGTCCTGAACGCCGTTCACCCTGTGTTCGCAGTCGACTCGCTCGCCTCGTCCCATCCCCTTTCCTACAGTGAAGAGGAGATCAACACGCCGGCGCAAATAAGCGAACTGTTCGACACCATCACCTACAGCAAG GGTGCCGCTGTACTAAGGATGCTTTCAGAGTTCCTGTCAGAGCCGGTGTTTGCCAGAGGTCTTAGT AGTTACTTGAAGGAATATGCTTATAGTAATACCGTGTACGGGGACCTTTGGCAACATCTTCAAAAA GAAGCAGAAAACACTGCTGGGCTGGAACTCCCCGACACGGTGAACGAAATCATGAACCGGTGGATCCTGCAGATGGGTTTCCCTGTGGTCACCATCGACACTCAAACCGGGAACATCAGCCAGAAGCACTTCCTGCTAGACCCAGAGTCTGTCCCAGCAAGGCCGTCCGATTATAA TTACGAGTGGTTTGTCCCCATTAAATGGGCAAAAAATGGCATTCATCAGGATCAGCACTGGCTTCTTAACTCATCTG CTCTGTATGAACCAATGAAATCTGTGGAGTGGGTGCTGGCCAACCTGGACGTTACTGGATACTACAGGGTTAATTACGACTCAGCCAACTGGGAGCGTCTTCTCAGCCTCTTAATCGAAGGTCACCAG ATAATCCCGGTCATTAACAGGGCCCAGATTGTGGATGATACCTTTAATCTGGCCAG GGCAAAGATTGTAGACACCACTCTGGCCCTGAGAACTACACAGTATCTTTCACAAGAGAGAGAATACATGCCATGGCAGTCTGCCATTCGGAACCTGGCTTATTTCTTCCTCATGTTTGAGCGGACGGAGGTATACGGGCCCATGCAG TCTTACCTGAAGAAACAAGTCCAACCCCTGTTTGAGTACTTTGAGAACATCACTTCCAACTGGGAGAAAATTCCGACTCGACACACCGACCA ATACAACCAGGTCAACGCCATCTCGCTAGCTTGCAGGACGGGTGTGGAAGGTTGTGCTGAGCTCACCAATGGTTGGTATAAACAGTGGATGGACAACCCAGAAAATAACAC AATCCATGCCAATTTGAAGTCTGTGGTGTACTGCAATGCCATtgctggaggaggtgaggaggagTGGGATTTTGGTTGGAGGATGTTCAGTAACACCACCAACGCAGCCGAGGCGGACAAGCTGATGTACGCCCTGTCCTGCACTAAGGAGCCCTGGCTCCTAAACAG GTATTTGGAATACTCTCTGGATCCTAACAAAATCCGGAAGCAGGATGCCACCTTTGCCATTGTGTACATAGCCAGAAACGTGGTGGGACAGCCGCTGGCCTGGGACTTCATTCGAGCCAAATGGGACTACATCTTCAACGA ATACGGAGGTGGATCCATTTCCTTCTCCAGACTCATCACGGGAGTGACAGAGAGGTTCTCCACCCTGTTCGAGTTACAACAG CTACAGCAATTCAAAGAGGAACACTCTCAGACTGGCTTCGGCTCGGCGGAAATAGCTCTCGAGCAGGCCATCGAGAAGACCAAAGCCAACATCAGATGGGTGGCAGAAAACAACGATAAAGTGCTGAAGTGGTTCTTGTCGGCCTGA